TAGAGGTGTTGAACTTTACCCTACTGTTGGCGACCCTGTATTGTTGCCATCGCAAACCCAGTTAAAAGCGATAGTAGAATCAAGCGGAAATCGCCGTGTTAATATCGGAATAAGCCCCCTTGCAGGGAATGCAGTGGTTTCAATAGATCCCGACCGACTATTTGGACGGCACTTAGCAATATTGGGAAATACAGGTAGTGGAAAGTCATGCTCTGTTGCTGGTGTAATTCGTTGGTCTATTGAAGCGGCAAAACAAGAGAGGCAGAACACTAAAAGTCCAATCAATACTAGATTCATCATCCTTGACCCAAATGGTGAGTATTCACATGCGTTCTCAGGTCTTGATAAAGTACGATTATTTGCAGTTGAAGCTGTTGAGCCAAATGAAGAACAAGGCATTAAACAAGTAGAGCAACTCAAAATACCTCTGTGGTTCTGGAATAGTGCCGAATGGAGTGCGTTTACACAAGCCACTGCAAAGACACAACGTCCCATATTAAGAAGAGCCCTGCGTGACATTAGGATGGGTGCAACTGTTGTGAATACGGGTGAAGAGACACAGTTACTAGCTCTGCGCCGTTATTTGTCGTATCAAATTGTCAAAATGCGTCGAGATATGGCCAATAATTCTATAAAGGAAGATGCAACAAAGTTCGGATACTACTTAAAAACATTATCCTCTGATCTGTCAAATAGACTTGCGGTTTTCCCTAAATACAATAAAGAGATCAAGGCTATTATCATAGCGGTTAATGACTCTTGTCAAAATAGATATAAATCGTTTGTAGAAAGGAAGAGCGGCGAAACGGTAGAGTATTATACCCCGTTTGAGAATAATGATATTCAAACTGTAGTTGGCCCAATCGAAACCCTTATAAGCAAAATTGGTGGAATCATTTATCAAGAAGAAGGCGTAAGTGAAGATACTCCCCTCCATTTTAATGTTAATGAGTTCGCTGATTATATCCAAATGCTTGGGATTGAAGAAAACACATCTCAGTTCATTGATTTCTTGGTAATGCGTATTAGAGCCTTGATTTCAGACAGGAGAATTCGAGAAATATCTGATGCAGATGATATGACACTTAATAAGTGGCTCGAAGACTATATTTGCAAAAGCAACTCTTCTGAAGGTTCTGTCACTGTAATTGATCTGTCGTTGGTTCCGGCAGAGGTTGTTCACATTATCACTGCCGTGATTGCGCGGATGGTGCTTGAAGCACTGCAAAGGTACAGAAAACTAAATGGCGGACAAACTCTGCCAACAACATTAGTGATGGAAGAAGCCCATACGTTTATCAAGCGCTACCAGAATGATTCAGAAGAATCATCGGCATCCTCAATGTGTACGCGAGTTTTTGAAAAGATCGCTCGTGAGGGACGTAAATTTGGATTGGGGCTTGTACTTTCATCCCAGCGTCCAAGTGAACTATCTCCAACTGTCTTGTCCCAATGCAATACTTTTTTGCTTCATAGAATTAGCAACGACCGCGATCAGGATTTAGTACATAAGCTTGTGCCAGATAATTTACGCGGATTGTTGCGTGAACTGCCTTCCCTTCCTTCGCGTAATGCTATATTATTGGGTTGGGCTTCAGAACTTCCTGTCATGGTTCAGATGAATTATCTCAAGGAAGAACACCGACCGCAGTCGAATGATCCTGATTATTGGGACATTTGGACGGGCAAAAAGGTAAGGACTGCCGACTGGAAAGCGATTGCTGATGATTGGCAGCAATTAAATCGGAATACTGAAGGAATAGAAACATCTGCTGATGAAGATGAAGCAGATGATCTTCCGTTCTAGGAAGGACATATACACTACA
The sequence above is a segment of the Pelotomaculum isophthalicicum JI genome. Coding sequences within it:
- a CDS encoding ATP-binding protein, whose product is MITPLAQADSVRIGSVDFVSPDEVKVLLDIEAPNDVALNTGIPRPFPRINSYILIPSESGFLVAQIEWITIERSQYPKRKGMQDFGVIDLPYPLRKMSLNPLGVLRENGKVPKGEPKYSFSRGVELYPTVGDPVLLPSQTQLKAIVESSGNRRVNIGISPLAGNAVVSIDPDRLFGRHLAILGNTGSGKSCSVAGVIRWSIEAAKQERQNTKSPINTRFIILDPNGEYSHAFSGLDKVRLFAVEAVEPNEEQGIKQVEQLKIPLWFWNSAEWSAFTQATAKTQRPILRRALRDIRMGATVVNTGEETQLLALRRYLSYQIVKMRRDMANNSIKEDATKFGYYLKTLSSDLSNRLAVFPKYNKEIKAIIIAVNDSCQNRYKSFVERKSGETVEYYTPFENNDIQTVVGPIETLISKIGGIIYQEEGVSEDTPLHFNVNEFADYIQMLGIEENTSQFIDFLVMRIRALISDRRIREISDADDMTLNKWLEDYICKSNSSEGSVTVIDLSLVPAEVVHIITAVIARMVLEALQRYRKLNGGQTLPTTLVMEEAHTFIKRYQNDSEESSASSMCTRVFEKIAREGRKFGLGLVLSSQRPSELSPTVLSQCNTFLLHRISNDRDQDLVHKLVPDNLRGLLRELPSLPSRNAILLGWASELPVMVQMNYLKEEHRPQSNDPDYWDIWTGKKVRTADWKAIADDWQQLNRNTEGIETSADEDEADDLPF